The genomic interval GCCATGCCGGAATATCAGGGCGCCAGCGGTGGCTGGTTGGAGCGACGGCCAACCCGCAGCCGGGGCGGGGAAGTGGGGCGGCAGCGCTCTTTCTCCTGGACCAACCTGACGCTGTTCCTGCTGCCGGTGGTGCTGGCCAGCCGTCCGCTGGGTGGTGGCCGGATGCGCCACGTTTGGTGACCAGTCTGCAGCAGGCTTGATCCGGCGGTCCGGAGCCGTTATACGCTCGCCCCTTTTCCGGTGCGGCGGCTGGCCGCACCGGTCATCCGGGCAGGAGGCGGGACATGACGGCGTGCGGGCTCGATTTCGGCACCTCGAACACGACGCTGGGCGTGCAGGACGCCGATGGCTTCCGGCTGCTGGCGCTCGACGGCACACGGACGACCCTGCCGACCGCGGTGTTCTTCGATTTCGAGCATGACCGGACCACCATCGGGCAGGCCGCCATCGACGGCTATGTGTCGGGGGTGGAAGGGCGGTTGATGCGCTCCATCAAGTCGATGCTCGGCACCGACCTGATCGATGCCGATACGGCACTCCGCAAGGGCCGCATCAGCTTCCGCGCGGTGATCGGCACCTTCCTCGATCTGGTGAAGAAGCGGGCCGAGGATGCGCTGGGCGGCGAGCTGGGCGACGTGGTGGTCGGCCGGCCGGTCCATTTCGTCGACGGCGATGCGGCCGGCGATGCCTCGGCGGAAGAGACGCTGGGGCAGATCGCGCGCGCTGCCGGCTTCCGCAACGTCTCCTTCCAGTTCGAGCCCATCGCCGCCGCCCTCGATTACGAACAGCAGGTGACGGGGGAGGAACTGGCGTTGATCGCCGACATCGGCGGCGGCACCTCGGACTTCTCCGTCGTGCGCATCGGGCCGGAACGGCGCGTTAAGGCCGACCGGGCCGGCGACATCCTCGCCAACGACGGCATCCGCGTCGGCGGCACCGATTTCGACCGCGACCTCAGCCTTGCCACCGCCATGCCGGAGCTGGGGCTGGGCAGCGCCATGAAGCGCGCCGGGCTGCTGGCACCGCGAAGCATCTATTACGATCTGGCGAC from Azospirillum sp. TSH100 carries:
- a CDS encoding Hsp70 family protein; its protein translation is MTACGLDFGTSNTTLGVQDADGFRLLALDGTRTTLPTAVFFDFEHDRTTIGQAAIDGYVSGVEGRLMRSIKSMLGTDLIDADTALRKGRISFRAVIGTFLDLVKKRAEDALGGELGDVVVGRPVHFVDGDAAGDASAEETLGQIARAAGFRNVSFQFEPIAAALDYEQQVTGEELALIADIGGGTSDFSVVRIGPERRVKADRAGDILANDGIRVGGTDFDRDLSLATAMPELGLGSAMKRAGLLAPRSIYYDLATWAKINFLYTAKAMAELERLQRDSAEPEKIERLIGIVEHRQGHALAMAVERTKIALSDHEAAELALDWGNGDLALAVDRGALNRATGSLAARIGTRIRDCLSDAGVTADRIDAVFLTGGSTLLPQVRAAILAEAPDARVVEGNIFGSVGLGLTVEALRRYG